A single Ziziphus jujuba cultivar Dongzao chromosome 11, ASM3175591v1 DNA region contains:
- the LOC107432392 gene encoding uncharacterized protein LOC107432392, translating into MATNLLHFRPSVIGACATGGHKSDLARRKSSSASWWTPLFGISSEPDYIDSDGKSDSQVKAGARSESVVADQKHQRSRFAPGCFTEEKAKQLRMMTTGTDSFHDVMYHSAIASRLASDFKHLK; encoded by the coding sequence ATGGCCACAAACCTTCTCCATTTCCGACCATCTGTCATCGGAGCCTGCGCTACCGGTGGCCACAAATCCGACTTGGCTCGCCGGAAAAGCTCGAGCGCCAGCTGGTGGACCCCGCTCTTCGGAATATCATCTGAACCCGATTACATTGACTCCGACGGTAAATCGGACTCGCAGGTGAAAGCCGGGGCCCGATCGGAGTCCGTCGTCGCCGATCAGAAGCATCAGCGATCTCGTTTCGCACCTGGCTGCTTCACGGAGGAGAAAGCCAAACAGCTCCGGATGATGACGACTGGAACGGATTCGTTTCACGACGTCATGTACCACTCCGCGATCGCTTCCCGTCTCGCCTCGGATTTCAAGCACTTGAAGTAG
- the LOC107432361 gene encoding uncharacterized protein LOC107432361 has protein sequence MASTADSSSQQAAIRKQNKGPPFKFLVPLIYAPVLPLIRITLRKNPVLRDRVFGVVLAGAFAHGFYLVSDLYDAESKS, from the exons ATGGCGTCTACCGCCGACTCCTCCAGCCA gcAGGCTGCAATAAGGAAGCAAAACAAAGGACCACCATTCAAGTTCTTGGTTCCTCTTATATATGCCCCTGTTCTTCCTTTGA tTCGAATCACGCTACGGAAGAATCCTGTTTTAAGGGATCGTGTGTTTGGTGTGGTCTTGGCTGGGGCATTTGCTCATGGCTTCTATTTGGT ATCTGATTTGTATGATGCTGAGAGCAAGTCATGA
- the LOC107432362 gene encoding potassium transporter 5 isoform X1: MADLDDHEIADESMDERQEEIECISQQGIIETQLSPNEMMPSVDIESLCISSNRHGHTSNSKGRNWWVIFQLAVQSLGVVYGDIGTSPLYVYGSTFSKGIRDEEDILGVLSLIFYTLTLIPLIKYIFIVLKATDNGDGGTFALYSFICRHAMVGLTPNEQAEDSEVPDFQPDLPKDRLKRASWIKSKLEKNVFAKYFLLFSTMLGTSMVISDGVLTPCISVLSAVGGIKQATPAMTEDAIVWISVGILVCLFMVQRFGTDKVGYSFAPIMCLWFAFISGIGVYNIFNYDPTVIKAVNPKHIVDYFRRNKGEAWISLGGVVLTITGSEALFADVGHFTVRSIQISMCCVTYPALVLAYTGQASFLRKHTNLVADTFYNSIPGPFYWPMLLVAVLAAITASQAMISGTFCIIQQSLSLECFPPLKIIHTSKKYEGQVYIPEANYILMLACIGVTLSFKSTAKIGNAYGIAVMFVMLLSSCFLVLIMVMVWKTHMLLVIFFAATIGAVELMYLSSVLYKFDQGGYLSLALALALTAMMLVWNNVQGRKYYYELDYMVSFENVAEIVNNSNLCRLPGLAIFHTEVIQGIPPIFKHYIDNVPALHSVIVFVSTESTLTAKVLDKERFVFRRLDDKELIFQCTTRYGYTELGKEASFLEIQILENLKEFIEEERKGQDRSLLETEIEAVDKAWHAGVVHLIGETDLIAGKGSSLSKRILINYAYNFLKKNSRQTDQLFDIPHRRMLKIGMTCEL, from the exons ATGGCTGACCTTGATGATCATGAAATTGCAGATGAATCCATGGACGAAAGACAGGAGGAAATAGAGTGCATATCCCAGCAAGGAATCATAGAAACACAGCTTTCACCGAACGAGATGATGCCAAGCGTGGACATAGAATCACTCTGCATTTCTAGCAATCGTCATGGCCATACCTCAAACTCAAAG GGTAGAAATTGGTGGGTGATATTTCAACTAGCAGTACAAAGTCTTGGAGTAGTTTATGGTGATATTGGAACATCACCTCTTTATGTATATGGAAGCACATTCTCCAAAGGAATACGTGATGAGGAAGACATTCTGGGAGTTCTTTCATTAATTTTCTATACACTAACCCTAATCCCATtaatcaaatacatttttatagtCTTGAAGGCCACAGATAATGGTGATG GTGGAACATTTGCTTTGTATTCCTTTATATGCCGACATGCCATGGTTGGTCTGACACCAAATGAGCAAGCTGAGGATAGTGAGGTCCCCGATTTCCAACCTGACTTGCCAAAAGACCGACTAAAAAGGGCATCATGGATAAAATCCAAGCTAGAGAAAAACGTTTTTGCAAAGTACTTTCTATTGTTTTCCACCATGCTTGGCACCTCTATGGTGATTAGTGATGGTGTTCTCACTCCTTGTATTTCAG TTCTATCTGCTGTTGGAGGCATCAAGCAAGCTACACCTGCTATGACTGAAG ATGCGATTGTTTGGATATCAGTAGGCATTTTGGTTTGCCTATTTATGGTACAGAGATTTGGAACTGACAAAGTAGGTTACAGTTTTGCGCCAATTATGTGCTTGTGGTTTGCATTCATCAGTGGCATTGGAGTCTATAATATCTTCAATTACGATCCAACTGTTATTAAAGCTGTAAACCCCAAGCACATCGTAGATTACTTCAGGAGGAACAAAGGAGAAGCTTGGATTTCACTTGGTGGTGTAGTACTAACCATAACAG GAAGTGAAGCTCTTTTTGCCGATGTGGGACATTTCACTGTTAGGTCCATTCAAATCAGCATGTGCTGTGTAACATACCCGGCTCTTGTACTGGCATACACTGGCCAAGCCTCCTTCCTTCGCAAGCACACAAACTTAGTTGCGGACACATTTTACAATTCAATTCCAG GCCCTTTTTATTGGCCAATGCTTTTGGTGGCTGTATTGGCAGCCATCACAGCCAGCCAAGCGATGATTTCTGGAACTTTCTGCATAATCCAACAGTCTCTCTCATTGGAATGTTTTCCTCCTTTGAAGATCATACACACATCGAAGAAGTATGAAGGGCAAGTTTACATTCCAGAAGCGAACTACATACTGATGCTGGCTTGTATAGGAGTGACTTTAAGTTTCAAAAGCACTGCAAAAATTGGCAATGCCTATG GGATAGCAGTGATGTTCGTAATGCTTCTCTCATCCTGTTTCCTAGTTCTTATCATGGTAATGGTATGGAAAACTCACATGCTTTTGGTGATTTTCTTTGCTGCTACAATTGGTGCTGTGGAGCTCATGTATCTAAGCTCGGTGCTCTACAAATTTGATCAAGGAGGATACCTTTCACTTGCGTTAGCGTTAGCGTTGACCGCTATGATGTTAGTTTGGAATAATGTCCAAGGAAGAAAGTACTACTATGAGCTTGATTACATGGTTTCTTTTGAGAATGTGGCAGAGATTGTTAATAACTCGAATCTGTGTCGACTACCTGGCCTTGCCATCTTTCATACAGAGGTTATTCAAGGCATTCCACCTATCTTCAAGCATTACATAGATAATGTCCCTGCCTTGCACTCTGTTATTGTTTTTGTGTCTACTGAATCTACACTAACAGCCAAAGTTTTGGACAAAGAGCGCTTTGTGTTTCGTAGACTTGATGACAAAGAACTGATATTTCAGTGTACTACAAGATATGGATACACTGAACTGGGAAAAGAAGCATCATTTCTCGAAATACAAATACTTGAAAACCTGAAAGAGTTCATAGAGGAGGAGCGAAAGGGACAGGACCGGAGCCTGCTGGAAACTGAAATTGAGGCAGTGGACAAAGCATGGCATGCTGGGGTTGTCCATTTGATTGGTGAGACTGACCTGATTGCCGGTAAAGGATCAAGTCTGTCGAAGAGAATTTTGATCAATTATGCTTACAATTTCTTGAAGAAAAACTCAAGACAGACTGACCAGTTGTTTGATATTCCTCACCGGCGCATGCTTAAAATTGGTATGACTTGTGAGCTTTAG
- the LOC107432362 gene encoding potassium transporter 5 isoform X2, with amino-acid sequence MDERQEEIECISQQGIIETQLSPNEMMPSVDIESLCISSNRHGHTSNSKGRNWWVIFQLAVQSLGVVYGDIGTSPLYVYGSTFSKGIRDEEDILGVLSLIFYTLTLIPLIKYIFIVLKATDNGDGGTFALYSFICRHAMVGLTPNEQAEDSEVPDFQPDLPKDRLKRASWIKSKLEKNVFAKYFLLFSTMLGTSMVISDGVLTPCISVLSAVGGIKQATPAMTEDAIVWISVGILVCLFMVQRFGTDKVGYSFAPIMCLWFAFISGIGVYNIFNYDPTVIKAVNPKHIVDYFRRNKGEAWISLGGVVLTITGSEALFADVGHFTVRSIQISMCCVTYPALVLAYTGQASFLRKHTNLVADTFYNSIPGPFYWPMLLVAVLAAITASQAMISGTFCIIQQSLSLECFPPLKIIHTSKKYEGQVYIPEANYILMLACIGVTLSFKSTAKIGNAYGIAVMFVMLLSSCFLVLIMVMVWKTHMLLVIFFAATIGAVELMYLSSVLYKFDQGGYLSLALALALTAMMLVWNNVQGRKYYYELDYMVSFENVAEIVNNSNLCRLPGLAIFHTEVIQGIPPIFKHYIDNVPALHSVIVFVSTESTLTAKVLDKERFVFRRLDDKELIFQCTTRYGYTELGKEASFLEIQILENLKEFIEEERKGQDRSLLETEIEAVDKAWHAGVVHLIGETDLIAGKGSSLSKRILINYAYNFLKKNSRQTDQLFDIPHRRMLKIGMTCEL; translated from the exons ATGGACGAAAGACAGGAGGAAATAGAGTGCATATCCCAGCAAGGAATCATAGAAACACAGCTTTCACCGAACGAGATGATGCCAAGCGTGGACATAGAATCACTCTGCATTTCTAGCAATCGTCATGGCCATACCTCAAACTCAAAG GGTAGAAATTGGTGGGTGATATTTCAACTAGCAGTACAAAGTCTTGGAGTAGTTTATGGTGATATTGGAACATCACCTCTTTATGTATATGGAAGCACATTCTCCAAAGGAATACGTGATGAGGAAGACATTCTGGGAGTTCTTTCATTAATTTTCTATACACTAACCCTAATCCCATtaatcaaatacatttttatagtCTTGAAGGCCACAGATAATGGTGATG GTGGAACATTTGCTTTGTATTCCTTTATATGCCGACATGCCATGGTTGGTCTGACACCAAATGAGCAAGCTGAGGATAGTGAGGTCCCCGATTTCCAACCTGACTTGCCAAAAGACCGACTAAAAAGGGCATCATGGATAAAATCCAAGCTAGAGAAAAACGTTTTTGCAAAGTACTTTCTATTGTTTTCCACCATGCTTGGCACCTCTATGGTGATTAGTGATGGTGTTCTCACTCCTTGTATTTCAG TTCTATCTGCTGTTGGAGGCATCAAGCAAGCTACACCTGCTATGACTGAAG ATGCGATTGTTTGGATATCAGTAGGCATTTTGGTTTGCCTATTTATGGTACAGAGATTTGGAACTGACAAAGTAGGTTACAGTTTTGCGCCAATTATGTGCTTGTGGTTTGCATTCATCAGTGGCATTGGAGTCTATAATATCTTCAATTACGATCCAACTGTTATTAAAGCTGTAAACCCCAAGCACATCGTAGATTACTTCAGGAGGAACAAAGGAGAAGCTTGGATTTCACTTGGTGGTGTAGTACTAACCATAACAG GAAGTGAAGCTCTTTTTGCCGATGTGGGACATTTCACTGTTAGGTCCATTCAAATCAGCATGTGCTGTGTAACATACCCGGCTCTTGTACTGGCATACACTGGCCAAGCCTCCTTCCTTCGCAAGCACACAAACTTAGTTGCGGACACATTTTACAATTCAATTCCAG GCCCTTTTTATTGGCCAATGCTTTTGGTGGCTGTATTGGCAGCCATCACAGCCAGCCAAGCGATGATTTCTGGAACTTTCTGCATAATCCAACAGTCTCTCTCATTGGAATGTTTTCCTCCTTTGAAGATCATACACACATCGAAGAAGTATGAAGGGCAAGTTTACATTCCAGAAGCGAACTACATACTGATGCTGGCTTGTATAGGAGTGACTTTAAGTTTCAAAAGCACTGCAAAAATTGGCAATGCCTATG GGATAGCAGTGATGTTCGTAATGCTTCTCTCATCCTGTTTCCTAGTTCTTATCATGGTAATGGTATGGAAAACTCACATGCTTTTGGTGATTTTCTTTGCTGCTACAATTGGTGCTGTGGAGCTCATGTATCTAAGCTCGGTGCTCTACAAATTTGATCAAGGAGGATACCTTTCACTTGCGTTAGCGTTAGCGTTGACCGCTATGATGTTAGTTTGGAATAATGTCCAAGGAAGAAAGTACTACTATGAGCTTGATTACATGGTTTCTTTTGAGAATGTGGCAGAGATTGTTAATAACTCGAATCTGTGTCGACTACCTGGCCTTGCCATCTTTCATACAGAGGTTATTCAAGGCATTCCACCTATCTTCAAGCATTACATAGATAATGTCCCTGCCTTGCACTCTGTTATTGTTTTTGTGTCTACTGAATCTACACTAACAGCCAAAGTTTTGGACAAAGAGCGCTTTGTGTTTCGTAGACTTGATGACAAAGAACTGATATTTCAGTGTACTACAAGATATGGATACACTGAACTGGGAAAAGAAGCATCATTTCTCGAAATACAAATACTTGAAAACCTGAAAGAGTTCATAGAGGAGGAGCGAAAGGGACAGGACCGGAGCCTGCTGGAAACTGAAATTGAGGCAGTGGACAAAGCATGGCATGCTGGGGTTGTCCATTTGATTGGTGAGACTGACCTGATTGCCGGTAAAGGATCAAGTCTGTCGAAGAGAATTTTGATCAATTATGCTTACAATTTCTTGAAGAAAAACTCAAGACAGACTGACCAGTTGTTTGATATTCCTCACCGGCGCATGCTTAAAATTGGTATGACTTGTGAGCTTTAG
- the LOC107432390 gene encoding GTP-binding nuclear protein Ran-3 → MALPNQQTVDYPSFKLVIVGDGGTGKTTFVKRHLTGEFEKKYEPTIGVEVHPLDFYTNCGKIRFYCWDTAGQEKFGGLRDGYYIHGQCAIIMFDVTARLTYKNVPTWHRDLCRVCENIPIVLCGNKVDVKNRQVKAKQVTFHRKKNLQYYEISAKSNYNFEKPFLYLARKLAGDPSLHFVESPALAPPEVHIDLAAQQQHEAELAAAASQPLPDDDDDTFE, encoded by the exons ATG GCTTTGCCAAACCAGCAGACTGTTGACTATCCGAGCTTCAAGCTTGTCATCGTCGGAGACGGTGGCACTG GAAAAACCACTTTTGTGAAGAGACATCTCACTGGGGAGTTTGAGAAGAAATATGAAC CAACCATCGGTGTGGAGGTTCATCCATTGGATTTCTATACAAACTGTGGAAAAATTAGATTCTACTGTTGGGACACTGCTGGACAAGAGAAATTCGGTGGTCTAAGAGACGGTTACTA CATCCATGGGCAATGTGCAATTATTATGTTCGATGTTACAGCTCGTTTGACGTACAAGAATGTTCCCACATGGCACCGAGATCTCTGCAg GGTTTGTGAGAATATACCCATTGTTCTCTGCGGAAACAAGGTTGATGTGAAGAACAGGCAGGTTAAGGCCAAGCAGGTTACGTTCCACAGGAAGAAGAATCTGCAGTACTATGAGATATCTGCCAAGAGCAACTATAATTTTGAGAAGCCCTTCCTCTATCTTGCAAGGAAGCTCGCTGG GGATCCTAGTCTTCACTTCGTTGAGTCACCGGCCCTTGCTCCTCCTGAAGTACACATCGACTTGGCTGCTCAACAACA GCATGAAGCAGAGCTTGCAGCAGCTGCCAGTCAGCCTCTTCCCGATGACGATGATGACACATTTGAGTAA